CACACTACGCAAGCCGAGTGGAGGAGGGGAAGGGATTACTGCAATGTGGATTCTGAACTCCGGATTCTTCTTGTAAAATGCTTTAGGAAACTTTAAAGTACTCCATAGTTCTGGGAAACATTTTCTATATATTCTTGAGGTATTTTAGCAATTTCTTGAAGATTTGTACACAGTTACCTTGCAATTTCAACTCTCTCTGACTGGCAAGAGAGGAGAATAAAGCATAGCAGCAGCCTTAGCAGAGAGGTTGAATCACTTGCACATTATAACCACAACATTGGTTTTAAAGGAAGTGGTTATGGACAGAATCCTATAAAACTGAATTCACAAGTGAATCACATGGAAACAACTAATCCCAAAAGCAGCTCATTATTAGTGTTGGGAACAAATAACTGGTTCTTATTTAGAACAACAGTCATAAAGGGCAGCCTTTTTAGTCCGATGTGAGAAATAGTTATGACTCGGTTCTTTATCATAAACAGAATCCATAAATTCTGTACAATTAATCCATTCTTCCTTAGTATACCTGTAAATTTCAAAAAAAGTCTTATTTAAATCTCTAGGATCCCGGAGACAGCCATGGGTACAGCTTCAGAGGAGAGCCATCAGACCACCACTAAATGGCTCCCAAATCACCCTCTCTGCAATGCTCACCTCTTCCCGCAGTCAGTATGAGCTTGGGGGCTTCCCCTACCCCCTCGCCTTGGAGAACAACTCAACAGGCGAGTTTATCCAAACACCTCTTCAGAGAAATATGTTTCTGTAGAGTTACCCCTCCATCTGGCTATTACCATTTACCTCCTTATGTTAATCATTCATCATTGGGTATAATAATGTTGTAAACATGGGCTTGCAATTGTGGCTTCATTGAGTGTAATTGCTTTTCTGCTGTTATGATTCAGGAACCAACAGTAGCTGGGTGGAGCTAACTGCACTAGCTGCAATGTTTGCTCAGCTCACTGGGCCCAACGGCACTGAGGTCCAGGTGTCAGAATCCATTCACATCTCTATCCCACTTCCTTCGGACACTCCTCTCAAGACTGCCACCAGTGTCCCAGTATGGAGGTTTGAAGACAGAACAGGTAAACAGCATTTTACAAAATTTGGGTGAACCCTAAACAACATTACGCATGTGGACAAATTTATCCAAAGTTACTCCTTACATAAACCAGACTAGCAAATTTGTTACCAGTGTGATTAGGAGGGTGATCACAAATACCCACTTTAGGGGGCGCTATGTTCTCTTGCTGCACCCTTTTTGCTGATCCACATTTCATAGtgccctgttgaaaaaaaacagcacaagcTGGTTCTATATGCTTTGAAGCATCGCAGCTGGTTTGAGcaggtttatgctggtccttagttggtcatgAACTAGTTTAAACTTGGTACTGAGCTGGTTATCAGTTGGTCCTGAGATGGGACTAGTGGCTTATGACCacttgaccagcttaaaccagctcaaactagctgccatgcttcaaaacatacctaaccagcatatgctgtttctTTCAACAGGATGGTCTAGTACCCGATagttcaggggtgtccaatcctgctcctggagggcttCTCAACTACTGAGTTTATCTCTAATCCTAATtaaacacctgaaccagctaaactagcgtcttcaggattactagaaacttctAGGCAAGTGGCAGGTTGGAGTTGAATTCGGTATGACATTGACTTTTCTGTAGCAGGATTGGAAACCCTTGTGATTGTTCATGCAAAATTTAAGTCAAAGTGTGAACCTCCAGGAGGACCACGAGGGCTTAATGCAGCATTTGGTAGAGGGGGTCGTAAATTGTTAATAAGTGTTAAAGGAGCAGAGAGAAGGTAAGAAAAATGGGTAAGAGTAAAGGGGAGATGGAGACAGACACTGTTCAACTTTCCAGATTTAGTTGAGTTATTCAAGCAGGTTCAGATAAATTGAGAGCAGGTGAAGTAAGTGTGCAGTACAAATCAAAGAAAGCTGTTAGGTCTTCTTATATTGGAGAGATAATAGCCTGCCAATTCATAAAGCAGAAATCATCTCCAGACACCGACCCTGTCACGACATAGCTCCCAAAACAGGATGTGATTTAGTACCTGGCAAGCTCTGCAGAAGTCCCTAGATCCTTCACTGATGCCAGCTTAATAAAGAGAACAGCTCTGGTGGAAAAATCAATATGACTAAAAGAGGGTATCGGCTCACTTTCTGGCTTTACATTTAGGAAAATAATTCCTTTAGATTGCTCTTGATATAGTTTCACGTCATTCCAGGTTatctgttttttgtgtgtgttctccCTAATGTCTGGACTGCTTATTAGGATCTCTCCTAAAGTGTAGTAAAAGATTCATTTAGCCTCTCTTAGCTCTACAGAGAAATCTCAAATGATTTTAAACTAAGCAGCTTAGTCTATGGCAACCTAATCCCAGCTCCCCGTTTTACCCAGCCATTGCAGTAGGCAGGGTAACACTTGCCCATCAAGGGGAATTAAAAGGTGTTGTATAgtctttgttttattaaatagtATCCTGCTACAATGTCTTTGTCCCTTGGCGTGTATGACTGCACGTATGTCATTCTTGGCTTGTTTACCTGAGCTGGTCTAAAGATGACCCATAAGGAATGTCTAATCCATCACACATGACTGTGATGGCTGTCAATAAGAGAGTCAGTTGTCCTGGAAATGCCTCCTCGGTCACCTTTGACCCTTGCCCTGACAGATAAGTCTGTTGAAAGGATGTTCTGTTGTCTGAGTATCGCCCCCTACAGTACAtgacttaatttatttttaatactgGATGGAAATTCATACAGATTTAGCATTATTTAACAATGCACAAATTGATAATGTAGCTGCAATGTgttgaaaacacacacactttttttcagggttctttcaattaattttcatttaattgaaataaaattcttttgtaacattaccccaggtgaaaaaaagtacaattctctaatgtacttaaagtgctctatttccacgcactaattttgtacttaatgtactaaaaaaatcttctttagtactacttaagataatctttagaacatctaagtgtactcaactgtgctattttgaggcaggatgaaatatgaactaaaatgtgcttttaatatactacctctgtatttaaaaaatatagttaccacttgtagtacactatggctTCAAGTGCACTATAAGTAGTATATTATAGAATGTATATAgaagtatattatagaaatgtactttttttgcaCCTGGGTATAAATGTCTACTGTCAACTTGATACATTTAATGCATAtgtactgaataaaagtattcaatttaaatgattacatgaaaataataataatgaaataattacatttaaaaaacatttagaaatctTACTTACCCCTTTTGGGTGGTAGTTATGGTtggtttgcacaaaaatattaattattaaaaacaattttcaacattgctaataataagaaaagtttcttgagcatcaaatcagcatattagaatgatttctgaaggatcatgtgacactgaagactggactaatgatgctgaaaatacatcacaggaataaattactttttataatatattcatatagaaaacagctcttttaaattgtaataatatttcacaatattattttactgtatttttgatcaaataaatgcagtcttggtgagcacaagagactttttttttatcattcagTCTTATAAATTAACAGAAATTTGCACAAGCCTTTTCAAACTAAAAGACAACTGCTTATTAGATATTTATTTCGATATTTTTCAGACATGAGTGATAAAGTAGGCAAGGACTTGTTTGAGagccaaaaaaataaagattttagaGCATGTAGTAGCTTAGTACATTGAGCTGCTCAAACGGTGCCAACACTTACCAGGATGCTGAAAAGTCTATCTAGAATGCTGTACAGCTTTAGAGAAAGAAACCCCTGAAAATCCAGTGTGTGGGGGTGGCCAGAGAGAACTGCGTTTCAGAGAAGAGTCAGTTCTGCAGAACATGATCCTGTATTCTTGTGTGGGCAGACATAATCTTTCAGTAAGTGTGTCTTTGACCGTGTGATGAACGCATGTGGCTGTAAACTACAAAAGCCTGTATTGTGTAAGACTTTGCTGTGTAGACTGTAGAAAAGTGGATGACGGGAATATAAATGAGAAGGCGGTTACATTCTCAAAAACAGCCCAAAGCCCTGAGTCACTCTCATATACTAACGCAGCACAAATTTACATGATGTCACCGACTTCTGAGTCCCAGCCCTCTGCTTTATCTAAAAAAAGGGTGAGGCCTGAATGCCTCAAAGTGTTCAGATTATGAAAACATTCATTGTGTTGCTGAAATTTGCCATGTGACTACTAATGTGTTTGTATTGGATACAGATCACAGAGCAAATAGCCCATACAGAGACAGCGGATGCTTATGCACATGGTACTTACTATACTGGGAAAGCCCCTGCTGAGCTGAACATATAGCACCTTCTAGTGTGCATAATTACACATTGCATGCAGCTGCCCGGGCctgttttgtgcattttttgtGCTCTAGTTAGGGTTTGGTACTTAGGATTCTGCTGCAGAGCTAAAAGTGCACAAAGCTGTGAAATCTGAaatgataaacaaataatatttaataggCAATAAAAGCCTAATAAAAATAGtttaattttgttgttgttgttttggtttTATTACTCTACTCTATAGTAACAGGTCCATTTTGAATGCTCCAGTTGTGAAGTCCAGCACAGGGAGAGCATTTCATCTTTAGTGGGAGAATCGTATTTGTCAGGGTTCACCCTGTCAGAACATATTAACTCTCTGTGCTCTTTTGTTTTGCCTTAGGGCTTGTTTCAAAATTTGTGCCCCTCACTGCCCTGCTTTGGTGCACCATATTCCATTATCTGTGTGATTTTGAATATTGAATGGTAACCTAGACTGATCCTAGGCctaaaatgactttttaatgAAGAAAAGCTATTGGATGTGTAATTTGGCATGGTTTGGGTCTAATCTGTCCTTGGCACATTGCCCATTCACATTTAATTGAGCTTTTCCTGTATGCTGGAGCAAGATTTCATTGCATTTATCCATGACTGCTCATTTTGTAATAAAGTCCTGGTTTGCTGCAGGTCTATGGGTCAGAAGCGGTGCTGGATACATTAAAAAAGAGGGCACTCAGATGACGTGGAGTTTCGTGGCTCCAAATTTAGGATACTGGCTTGCAGCATTTCCCTCAACCTCAGGTGAGGCCAGCAATATGATAAACAGGAGACATTTTGAggatataattaatatttttaagctTTAGATTTTTCTGGATCAGTTtgcctcattcatgaaacacaatttttgtgtaaatcgttcGTAAAGCCATTCTGatgtaaattttcggattcatgaAAAATGGTCATATTTTCAGAATGTTTATTGGTACAAAAGAAATGTACACCTGCTCCATACCACATGTAAATCTTTTAGGCAAACTGCATTTTGATGCACTATGTAATCATATTTCAATAGAGttcatttgtcttttttttttttttttcctgttcaactttgagtaaaacgcagTGCTcgtcactgtcactttttacccagccgtccaatcacagTGGAAGAGGGGCGGGAAAAATACCACACCGACCAACCATCCTACTTGTACAATGACTAAACAATGGAGAAGTTAATATTGCTGGTTACTTTACTTATATAATCAGTAATATTCTTCAACGTGAGATACTAGTACTACGTTACTGTCATGTATATTccaaatgctaaaaaaaaaaaaaaaaaaaaaaaaaagccaccaGCTGGCTGTTTTCAGAAGAGCACCAGGATttttttcagctggctaaaaaagATTTTATGGACAGACGTTAATTGAATATTTATTGTTAGGCATACTTTACATTTATGCAATATACTGGAGCCAAACCTAAGAATGGAAGGTTCGACAGCGTTCCTGGCACGTAATTTGCAGAGTCGTAATTCATAGGCGGGGATTATGCTAGTTGTGAATGAGTGTGCACGCGCATCCTATTAACAAATGATTAGAATTCATTAACATACACACTTTTAACTATCAAATCTGATGTTTACAAAGCATTGGTGAATCTGAAGGAGAGGTTTCGGGATGGTCCGCTTTACGCGCAAATTACTTCTCAATTTACTCATATGtgcgaatgtttcatgaatgaggcaCAAAGACTTtaacaatgaaattaatttagattaaaaattaagtttaatatacattttcatcTTCTTATAACATTAATTTCTAAACATGGTTGGTTTAATTTTgggaaaataaatcaaaaatacttatttttgtGTTGAAGGAACAGGTCTGAACACCTCTGGTCTAAGAGACATCACTACCTACCACACCATTTTCCTGCTAGCGATTCTGGGTGCCATGGCCCTGCTAGTGCTTATTCTGCTGTGTTTGCTACTGTACTACTGCAGGTATCGTCGCGCTATAAAACGTCTTGCCATTAGCTGAAGATCAGTTCATTAAGCAAATTGAGATAGACACTACACTTCATTTGTATTTGTCTTTGTATTTAGGTGAAACTGTAGTTGGCAGTTATGTTAACAAAAATTTGtattaaatgttttctttatctTATAATATTTCCAGGAGGCGATGTCTGAAACCTCGGCAACATCGTCGGAAAATGCACTTCTCGTCCACTCTGGAGAGTTCAAAGAGAGACCAGGGTACATCCACTTCCCACCTCAATCTCATCAGTGGTGGACACGTGGAGACAGCCTCCTCGGCCGGTGACCATGACGGCATCAAATCTGACATTTCCTCTAACCGTGATCTCCACAGATCTCGAGAGGACTTCTTCAGACATGGCCCCACACAGAAACAGCACAACTCTAGGATGAATGCTGACACAAAACGAGGAGAGAGCTTCCCATTGAAGGCCACTCACTCTTCAAACACAGGAACTCGAGACCCGCTCCTACAGGATGACTTTAGCAAAGGTTACAGCTCTGCTGAGGACTTAGATGAGCGCAGATACCATCACCATAATGCTAAAGAAAACCAGGGCTATTCGTCAGACCCACCTTCTCCGCCTCCACTTTTACCACCATTTGCCGGTCACTATCAGGATCACAGTCGGGATAGCAAACCACCGGAGTATTATGCATTGGCAGGGGATCACCTCACGcggcccagttctgtcaacacccAGCCTGGCCAGCTGATCTTCTGTCACTCCATGGAGCAGATGAAGGAGAGCATGTACCACAGCATGGTACCCACATTGGTCATCCCTGCACATTACATGCATATGTCCCCTGACATGTCAGCTGTGGAGCAGGCAATGGAAAGGCAGCAACAGCTGCAGCATGATATGGAGGGCATCCAGGTTAGCATGACACTGCCACGGCAACAGAGTCAACAACaaaagcaacagcagcagcaggcCAGGCAAGAAAATGAAGAGGAAGAGTCTAGCCAGCAAGCAGAGGGACCTTCAGAGGAGAACTGGGGATCGGAACAATCCACTGCCCCAGTCCGAATTCCTGTCCTTTTCAATGACTCCACTATTGCACAAATGAATGGAGAGTTGCAAGCAATGACGGAGAAGAAGCTGATGGAGCTTGGGGTAAAGCCGCACCCTCGTGCCTGGTTTGTTTCCCTTGATGGTCGTTCAAACTCTCTTGTTAGACACTCCTACATTGAGCTGAGCAATGAAGCCATGCGTGCATCCGTGGGCCCCAGCAATCTAGCCCAGGACCGCCGTA
The window above is part of the Chanodichthys erythropterus isolate Z2021 chromosome 3, ASM2448905v1, whole genome shotgun sequence genome. Proteins encoded here:
- the fam171a2a gene encoding protein FAM171A2, with the translated sequence MLIYASVSLYLLPQRPATLLLYDDVVQLLLGSPGSRRQPWVQLQRRAIRPPLNGSQITLSAMLTSSRSQYELGGFPYPLALENNSTGTNSSWVELTALAAMFAQLTGPNGTEVQVSESIHISIPLPSDTPLKTATSVPVWRFEDRTGLWVRSGAGYIKKEGTQMTWSFVAPNLGYWLAAFPSTSGTGLNTSGLRDITTYHTIFLLAILGAMALLVLILLCLLLYYCRRRCLKPRQHRRKMHFSSTLESSKRDQGTSTSHLNLISGGHVETASSAGDHDGIKSDISSNRDLHRSREDFFRHGPTQKQHNSRMNADTKRGESFPLKATHSSNTGTRDPLLQDDFSKGYSSAEDLDERRYHHHNAKENQGYSSDPPSPPPLLPPFAGHYQDHSRDSKPPEYYALAGDHLTRPSSVNTQPGQLIFCHSMEQMKESMYHSMVPTLVIPAHYMHMSPDMSAVEQAMERQQQLQHDMEGIQVSMTLPRQQSQQQKQQQQQARQENEEEESSQQAEGPSEENWGSEQSTAPVRIPVLFNDSTIAQMNGELQAMTEKKLMELGVKPHPRAWFVSLDGRSNSLVRHSYIELSNEAMRASVGPSNLAQDRRTETLPVSSGKSTQQKAKEEGKVKEGGERKAHGKIYSKLPVIETPDSSSECHSAMYSPEENSTVPLLDETSESRGGTFPRKGRSRDNSTRSSASEVHRDSVTSPDDDNEADDKDEDGENKKSPWQKREERPLMVFNVK